From a single Phycisphaeraceae bacterium genomic region:
- a CDS encoding right-handed parallel beta-helix repeat-containing protein produces the protein MSRTIVVLAWVLACVLGDFALAESRPLQRRPPVVVRNSGSLKLAASRATPGTVILVAPGNYEPEVWIKGVTGAEGVPVIIAAQDPGRKPVFEGGRECFKLSNASHVELRNLVFVNPRDNALNIDDGANHDKPSVDIVITGIEVRSNLRKGNHDGIKLSGVHRFLVRDCTIDGWGKDGSAIDMVGCRDGLIENCKFTDPTGKTATGPQAKGGSQNITFRRCRFETAGLRALNLGGRTSDSAFRMPPNEEKMFEARNMTVEGCTFIGSEAPLAFVGVDGAEVRYNTFYHPGRWVMRILQESRGEDFITCRNGNFHHNLVVTSDSLNSTVNVGKLTAPETFKFSDNWWYCDTAPGMSAPTLPTTETNGVIGKDPLFVNAKSGDLNVSAESPAKSVGAHALPPDK, from the coding sequence ATGTCACGAACTATCGTCGTCTTGGCATGGGTTCTGGCCTGTGTTCTGGGGGATTTTGCTTTGGCGGAATCGCGCCCGCTTCAGCGACGACCACCTGTGGTGGTCCGTAACAGCGGTAGCTTGAAACTGGCCGCCAGCCGCGCTACGCCGGGCACGGTAATCCTCGTCGCTCCCGGAAACTACGAACCGGAAGTCTGGATCAAAGGCGTCACCGGTGCGGAAGGCGTGCCCGTGATCATCGCGGCGCAGGATCCCGGGCGCAAGCCGGTGTTTGAGGGCGGCCGTGAATGCTTCAAGCTCTCCAACGCATCGCATGTCGAGTTGCGTAATCTGGTTTTCGTCAATCCACGCGACAACGCGCTGAATATCGACGACGGTGCGAACCACGACAAGCCTTCAGTGGACATCGTGATTACAGGCATCGAGGTGCGCAGCAATCTGCGTAAAGGCAATCACGATGGAATCAAACTCTCAGGAGTTCACCGGTTTCTGGTTCGAGATTGCACGATCGATGGATGGGGTAAGGATGGGTCCGCCATCGACATGGTTGGATGCCGGGACGGCCTGATTGAAAACTGCAAGTTCACCGATCCGACCGGGAAAACCGCCACCGGGCCGCAAGCCAAGGGAGGGAGTCAGAACATCACCTTTCGCCGTTGCCGGTTTGAAACGGCGGGACTGCGGGCGTTGAACCTCGGTGGACGCACTTCGGATTCCGCTTTTCGTATGCCGCCCAACGAGGAGAAGATGTTTGAAGCCAGGAACATGACGGTCGAAGGCTGCACGTTCATCGGCTCCGAAGCGCCGCTGGCGTTCGTGGGCGTTGACGGCGCGGAGGTGCGGTACAACACGTTCTATCACCCCGGCAGGTGGGTGATGCGAATCCTCCAGGAATCTCGCGGCGAAGATTTCATCACCTGTCGTAACGGCAATTTCCATCACAATCTGGTGGTAACCTCGGACAGCCTCAACTCGACAGTCAACGTCGGCAAGCTCACTGCACCAGAGACGTTCAAGTTTTCTGATAACTGGTGGTACTGCGATACCGCGCCGGGGATGAGCGCACCGACCTTGCCGACGACGGAGACCAACGGCGTCATCGGCAAAGACCCGCTGTTTGTCAATGCGAAAAGCGGTGACCTGAATGTGTCAGCAGAAAGCCCGGCCAAAAGTGTCGGTGCGCACGCGCTGCCGCCGGATAAGTAA
- a CDS encoding ATP-binding protein translates to MTTTSSDVSLCPPSAIRNTTEHLCERIAQRLSSAIGQRRYSMWFDRTARIGLSDDEHRLEVAVPNKFVADWIGRNFEGDLRHAAHQELGRDIDVRIEVMPALFADFRQPAAATPPDTAALTEITQPTRVRPPFTTAAPLPTPNAAFRHRLETFIVGPSNELAFAAAQRLLDDDHSSHPLFLHGGCGLGKTHLLQGVCCRLLDRNPQAKVLYTTGEQFTNEFLAAMRANKLEAFRRKIRQLDLLAVDDVHFLANKAATQQEFLHSFDAIEMGGARVMLASDSHPKLIRQFSDALVNRCVRGMVVEIKPPDTTTRARIVRALVQRRGLCLLETVIDVLASRCVGSVREIEGTLAKLHALASLAQQREGGVAEPIGHTIVNHLFDADLQTPRRIIRFDNVLGVVAQETGVSKAQILANGRQASAVLARSLVIYLTRQMTTMSYPEIASAMGRKNHSTVITAAQRVEKQVSEGVRVTVPATMEQAELSDLVQRLRHAVMRA, encoded by the coding sequence GTGACTACGACCTCTTCAGATGTATCCCTCTGCCCGCCTTCGGCCATCCGCAACACCACAGAACACCTCTGTGAGCGCATCGCTCAACGCCTTTCCAGTGCGATCGGCCAACGACGTTACAGCATGTGGTTCGACCGCACCGCCAGGATCGGCCTGAGCGATGATGAGCACCGCCTCGAGGTCGCGGTGCCCAACAAGTTTGTCGCCGACTGGATCGGGCGAAACTTCGAAGGCGACCTTCGCCACGCCGCTCATCAGGAGCTTGGACGCGATATCGACGTTCGCATCGAGGTCATGCCCGCACTTTTTGCCGATTTTCGTCAGCCTGCGGCTGCCACACCGCCCGATACGGCTGCACTGACGGAAATCACCCAGCCCACACGTGTGCGTCCGCCGTTCACCACGGCTGCGCCCCTGCCTACACCCAATGCCGCCTTCCGCCACCGCCTCGAAACTTTCATCGTCGGTCCGAGCAATGAGCTGGCCTTCGCCGCCGCCCAGCGTCTGCTCGATGACGATCACTCCTCGCACCCGCTCTTTCTTCACGGCGGTTGCGGTCTGGGTAAGACCCATCTGCTTCAGGGGGTCTGCTGCCGCCTGCTCGATCGCAACCCGCAGGCCAAGGTGCTTTACACCACTGGGGAACAGTTCACCAACGAGTTTCTTGCCGCCATGCGTGCCAACAAGCTCGAAGCGTTCCGCAGGAAAATACGCCAGCTCGATCTGCTGGCGGTGGATGATGTCCATTTCCTCGCCAACAAAGCTGCAACACAGCAGGAGTTTCTGCACAGCTTCGACGCCATCGAGATGGGCGGGGCGCGGGTCATGCTCGCCAGCGACAGCCATCCCAAGTTGATCCGCCAGTTCAGCGATGCCCTCGTCAACCGGTGCGTTCGCGGCATGGTGGTGGAGATCAAGCCTCCTGACACGACAACCCGTGCCCGCATCGTCCGGGCGCTGGTGCAGCGACGGGGGCTGTGCCTCCTCGAAACCGTCATTGATGTGCTCGCCAGCCGATGCGTAGGCTCCGTGCGCGAGATCGAGGGCACTCTCGCCAAACTCCACGCCCTGGCGAGCCTCGCCCAGCAGCGTGAGGGCGGAGTAGCGGAGCCTATCGGTCACACCATCGTGAATCACCTCTTTGACGCTGATCTCCAGACGCCGCGACGAATCATTCGCTTTGATAACGTCCTGGGTGTCGTCGCGCAGGAAACAGGAGTCAGCAAGGCACAGATTCTGGCCAACGGGCGACAGGCTTCCGCGGTCCTTGCGCGATCACTGGTGATCTATCTCACCCGTCAGATGACGACCATGAGCTACCCGGAAATCGCTTCTGCCATGGGCCGAAAAAATCACTCCACGGTCATCACCGCTGCGCAGCGCGTGGAAAAACAGGTATCCGAGGGCGTGCGTGTCACGGTGCCGGCAACCATGGAGCAGGCAGAACTGTCCGACTTGGTGCAACGTCTCCGTCACGCGGTGATGCGGGCGTAA
- a CDS encoding GNAT family N-acetyltransferase: protein MSTIQDKFPPAGMDDPSVVVRRASLEQRRVALSLLILGMARPSHAAVDQFLDYTQKQRMSLEDLWLALEHDQPVAAGLLVPSPGRTAILFISPTIVTDGMVESRLAQTICQSQNPQRVRLVQAILDPGQDAESKALRAAGFRNLATLIYMQRVTERSEIKPNFAPAFELCTWSGTNRALFEHAIERSYENTLDCPGLLGLRQISDVLDGHMSSGRFTPDLWSVIHRDGKPAGVMLINLAATHQGAELVYLGLSPEARNKGLARKLLEYGLSLAHRHGASSLTLAVDDQNTPALKLYQSMRFHAYARKHAMIFPIP, encoded by the coding sequence ATGTCCACGATTCAGGACAAGTTTCCCCCCGCTGGTATGGACGACCCATCGGTTGTGGTCCGACGTGCCAGCCTCGAACAACGCCGCGTCGCGCTGTCGCTGTTGATCCTGGGAATGGCCCGGCCGAGTCACGCCGCCGTCGATCAATTCCTCGACTACACCCAGAAGCAGCGGATGTCACTCGAAGACCTCTGGCTCGCTTTGGAACACGACCAACCCGTTGCTGCCGGCCTGCTCGTTCCCTCGCCGGGGCGGACAGCCATCCTTTTCATTTCGCCGACCATCGTCACCGACGGCATGGTGGAGTCACGCCTCGCCCAGACGATCTGCCAATCACAGAATCCCCAGCGAGTGCGACTCGTGCAGGCGATTCTCGATCCGGGACAGGACGCCGAATCCAAAGCCTTACGGGCAGCCGGTTTCCGAAATCTCGCAACTCTCATCTACATGCAGCGGGTGACGGAACGTAGTGAGATCAAGCCAAATTTCGCTCCGGCATTTGAGCTTTGTACCTGGTCCGGCACGAATCGCGCCCTGTTTGAGCACGCCATCGAGCGAAGCTACGAAAACACGCTCGACTGCCCCGGACTACTGGGTTTGCGTCAGATCAGCGATGTCCTGGACGGCCACATGTCCAGCGGACGATTTACGCCTGATTTATGGTCCGTGATCCATCGAGACGGAAAACCGGCTGGTGTCATGCTCATCAACCTCGCTGCGACGCACCAAGGTGCGGAACTGGTTTATCTGGGTCTCAGCCCTGAAGCGAGAAACAAGGGATTAGCGCGAAAGCTGCTGGAATATGGCTTATCGCTGGCGCACCGACACGGGGCGTCGAGCCTCACGCTCGCAGTGGACGATCAAAACACGCCGGCACTCAAGCTCTACCAATCGATGCGTTTCCATGCGTATGCTCGCAAACACGCGATGATCTTTCCGATTCCGTGA
- the prmC gene encoding peptide chain release factor N(5)-glutamine methyltransferase, with amino-acid sequence MTVNAARWTTRRLLAWTAEHLEKKGVDSPRLSAEMLLAHVLGVARIKLYMDADRPASELERAAYRDLVERAAKHEPVDYLVGNAPFFSMMLKVSPAVLIPRPSTETLVEHVIQHCRRTPGFHAPLIADIGTGSGAIAIALAKHIPNSRVIAIDISEDALAIAKENARSQGVAVRIDFHSGNLLEPLTSQRVRYLVSNPPYISDAEWEEVLPNVKDYEPVTALRGGTDGLQFIRAILEQAHRVMDTPAQIAIEIAASQKNAALELARVSPRLSNPQVLADHEGLPRVLVADAV; translated from the coding sequence ATGACCGTAAACGCAGCCCGGTGGACAACGCGGCGATTGCTCGCCTGGACGGCTGAGCATCTCGAAAAAAAAGGCGTGGATTCACCGCGTCTTTCCGCGGAGATGCTGCTGGCTCACGTGCTGGGGGTCGCGAGGATCAAGCTCTACATGGATGCCGACCGGCCCGCCAGTGAACTGGAACGGGCCGCGTACCGCGATTTGGTCGAGCGGGCTGCGAAGCACGAGCCGGTCGATTACCTCGTCGGTAACGCCCCCTTTTTTTCGATGATGCTCAAAGTCAGCCCCGCGGTGCTCATCCCCCGACCCAGCACGGAAACTCTCGTTGAACACGTGATTCAACATTGCCGCCGCACTCCGGGGTTTCACGCGCCGCTCATCGCTGACATCGGCACCGGATCGGGAGCCATCGCCATCGCACTGGCGAAACACATTCCCAACAGCCGAGTGATCGCCATCGACATTTCAGAAGACGCACTGGCGATCGCAAAGGAAAATGCCCGGTCGCAGGGAGTGGCGGTTCGAATCGACTTTCACTCTGGAAATCTGCTGGAGCCGCTCACCAGTCAGCGCGTGCGGTATCTCGTGAGCAATCCGCCCTACATCAGCGATGCCGAGTGGGAGGAAGTCCTGCCGAATGTGAAGGACTACGAGCCGGTGACCGCGTTGCGTGGCGGCACGGACGGGCTGCAATTCATCCGTGCTATCCTCGAACAAGCTCATCGCGTCATGGATACGCCTGCCCAGATCGCCATCGAAATCGCCGCTTCACAGAAAAATGCCGCCTTGGAACTGGCGCGAGTCTCGCCGCGACTGTCTAATCCGCAAGTGCTCGCGGATCACGAGGGGTTGCCCAGAGTACTGGTCGCAGACGCTGTGTAA
- a CDS encoding pantoate--beta-alanine ligase, with the protein MWVARTVLDARKLRRDLAGRVAFVPTMGALHRGHVSLMESARRLADHVVVSIFVNPTQFAPHEDFAKYPRPIEADLAACETAGVSGVFHPDPLEMYPANQLTSEVNIPQLASILEGAVRPTHFAGVCRVVAKLFNIIQPDVACFGQKDYQQVRVIQAMVDDLNMPVTIAELATVRESDGLALSSRNVYLDPEQRRHAGALYKALQAARLLIESDGETEPANIESAMKQIIESHQVTPDYAVVRHPQTLAPLDSINPALTGGVVVLVAGRLGSVRLIDNMVVGRNAG; encoded by the coding sequence ATGTGGGTCGCCCGTACCGTTCTTGATGCGCGAAAGCTCCGCCGTGATCTTGCGGGACGTGTTGCGTTTGTGCCAACGATGGGTGCGCTTCACCGCGGACATGTGTCGCTGATGGAGTCGGCCCGCAGGCTCGCGGATCATGTGGTTGTGAGCATTTTTGTAAATCCGACGCAGTTTGCGCCGCATGAGGACTTTGCGAAATACCCCCGGCCTATCGAAGCGGACCTCGCCGCATGTGAAACCGCAGGGGTTTCGGGTGTCTTCCACCCCGATCCTCTGGAAATGTACCCGGCCAATCAACTCACCAGCGAAGTGAACATTCCGCAGTTGGCGTCGATCCTCGAAGGCGCGGTCAGGCCGACTCACTTTGCCGGCGTCTGCCGGGTGGTCGCCAAATTGTTCAACATCATCCAACCGGATGTCGCGTGTTTCGGGCAGAAGGATTACCAGCAGGTTCGCGTGATTCAGGCGATGGTTGATGACCTGAACATGCCGGTGACGATCGCGGAACTCGCCACGGTGCGTGAAAGCGACGGCCTGGCTCTGTCGAGCCGGAATGTGTACCTCGATCCCGAGCAGCGACGACACGCGGGGGCACTTTACAAGGCCCTCCAGGCAGCGCGGTTGCTTATCGAATCAGACGGTGAGACGGAACCAGCCAACATCGAGTCAGCCATGAAACAAATCATCGAGTCGCATCAGGTCACGCCTGATTACGCGGTGGTGCGCCACCCGCAGACTCTGGCGCCGCTTGACTCGATCAATCCCGCGCTGACCGGCGGTGTGGTGGTACTGGTCGCGGGCAGACTCGGCTCCGTGCGACTCATCGACAACATGGTGGTAGGGCGAAACGCTGGATAG
- a CDS encoding 4Fe-4S dicluster domain-containing protein, with protein MFRLWRQAVAADPNNVPPRSSTDRRSFFRQIFLRGFDAAEDRTRGIREAIQRAVSPPPPAPKQSEPSQAASAHAPPVQHIRFLRPPGALPEEAFAQTCSRCGDCVRVCPAQCIDLVPARAGGLPHIIARESPCVICSDLSCMKACPTGALKLVESVSQIEMGVAVVDMTRCLRGESGQREDCRLCVTSCPVGESALSLTSQGIVEVREGCVGCGVCERSCPTEPASIWVEPR; from the coding sequence ATGTTCCGTCTGTGGAGACAAGCTGTGGCTGCCGATCCCAACAATGTCCCCCCTAGATCATCGACCGATCGGCGGTCTTTTTTTCGTCAAATCTTCCTGCGTGGCTTTGATGCAGCCGAAGACCGGACACGCGGTATCCGGGAAGCCATTCAGCGAGCGGTCTCACCCCCGCCTCCCGCGCCAAAGCAGTCGGAACCATCCCAGGCGGCATCGGCGCACGCGCCGCCCGTGCAGCACATCCGCTTTCTCCGTCCGCCGGGAGCCTTGCCGGAGGAGGCATTCGCCCAGACATGCAGCCGTTGCGGAGATTGCGTCCGAGTTTGCCCCGCGCAGTGTATCGATCTGGTGCCGGCGCGTGCCGGCGGCTTGCCGCACATCATCGCTCGCGAGTCGCCCTGCGTGATCTGCTCGGACTTGAGCTGCATGAAGGCCTGCCCGACCGGTGCCCTGAAACTGGTGGAGTCCGTCTCTCAGATTGAAATGGGTGTGGCGGTGGTCGATATGACCCGATGCCTGCGCGGAGAATCCGGTCAGCGCGAGGACTGCCGACTGTGTGTGACATCCTGCCCGGTGGGCGAGTCGGCCCTGAGCCTGACATCACAAGGCATTGTGGAAGTGCGCGAGGGTTGCGTCGGTTGCGGTGTCTGCGAACGTTCCTGCCCGACGGAGCCAGCGAGCATCTGGGTCGAACCGCGATAG
- a CDS encoding helix-turn-helix transcriptional regulator codes for MFGDLASRILGVASPWDPDPHRFIASAREQVPFDGLVLAVFSGRNPQPDEVLAHSGISHEIVNQWCRAGLESLGLFRQACRSGIALASEAQGAADMGISADGDVMLHVLPESLVDQSWWFLLLTNNHRPFTLLEQRIASLLLRHWQVGFNQVQKPLTGRLLIGHDNRLIHADPWTQLMLLEHPEVLGQLTDTLHKVVEQRWEKITDHLIYDFAVELAARPFWVRFHRDSTTNIPLSQHWFLELHPLEKGELPLINNVDDVRIARALGYIHQNFNHAPDLSTIAEAVQVSPFHFHRLFSRSVGISPKHYLQAKQLQYAKWLLRGSREPVSSIAAKAGFASHGHFSSTFQKVVGMSPTQYRDKHT; via the coding sequence ATGTTCGGAGACCTCGCTTCGAGGATTCTTGGCGTCGCATCGCCTTGGGATCCTGACCCTCACCGTTTCATCGCTTCCGCCCGCGAACAAGTACCTTTTGATGGATTGGTACTTGCAGTTTTCAGCGGCAGAAATCCTCAGCCGGACGAAGTGCTTGCGCATTCCGGGATCTCGCATGAAATCGTCAACCAGTGGTGCCGCGCCGGGCTGGAGTCGCTGGGATTATTCCGCCAGGCGTGCAGAAGTGGAATCGCCCTCGCGTCGGAAGCTCAGGGTGCTGCCGACATGGGCATCTCAGCCGATGGCGACGTGATGCTCCACGTATTGCCGGAGTCATTGGTGGATCAAAGCTGGTGGTTTCTGCTGCTGACGAACAATCACCGGCCGTTTACGCTGCTCGAACAGCGAATCGCCAGCTTGCTGCTGCGTCACTGGCAGGTGGGTTTCAACCAGGTGCAGAAGCCGTTAACCGGTCGATTGCTCATTGGTCACGACAACCGTCTCATCCACGCGGACCCGTGGACCCAGCTCATGCTGCTGGAGCACCCTGAGGTATTGGGTCAGTTGACCGACACGCTTCACAAGGTCGTGGAACAGCGATGGGAAAAAATCACTGATCACCTGATCTATGACTTTGCGGTCGAACTGGCAGCTCGTCCGTTCTGGGTGCGCTTCCACCGCGACAGCACGACGAATATTCCGTTGAGTCAGCATTGGTTCCTCGAATTGCATCCACTCGAAAAAGGCGAGTTGCCGTTGATCAACAACGTGGATGACGTGCGCATCGCGCGGGCATTGGGATACATCCACCAGAACTTCAACCATGCGCCGGACCTGTCAACCATCGCCGAGGCGGTGCAGGTAAGCCCGTTCCATTTCCACCGGTTGTTCAGCCGCAGCGTGGGGATCAGCCCCAAGCACTACCTTCAGGCAAAACAGCTTCAATACGCCAAGTGGCTGTTGCGCGGCTCACGCGAGCCGGTAAGCTCCATCGCCGCTAAAGCCGGCTTCGCCAGCCACGGCCACTTTTCCTCGACATTCCAGAAAGTCGTGGGGATGAGCCCGACGCAATATCGGGATAAACACACTTGA
- a CDS encoding NUDIX domain-containing protein: MQGSPPYKIAVLCYLFDHQGRVLLLHRRKPPNRDLYSPIGGKLDQAVGESPTACAAREIAEETGVEVQPADLHLTGIVSESGYDQTHWLMFLYEVNRPVHVERTTFDEGRLEWHSPAAIGTLPIPPTDRSVIWPLFWRYRGRFFAVHIHCDGGELRWRLEQPVLDAGTLATNLPLV; the protein is encoded by the coding sequence ATGCAGGGATCCCCGCCTTACAAAATCGCAGTGCTCTGTTATCTCTTCGACCACCAAGGCCGCGTCTTGCTGCTTCACCGACGCAAACCACCTAATCGTGATCTTTATTCCCCGATCGGCGGCAAACTGGATCAAGCTGTGGGTGAAAGTCCCACCGCCTGCGCTGCTAGAGAAATCGCTGAGGAGACCGGCGTCGAGGTCCAGCCAGCCGATCTTCACCTGACCGGTATCGTCTCCGAGTCAGGCTACGATCAAACGCACTGGCTGATGTTTCTTTACGAGGTCAACCGACCAGTACACGTCGAACGCACCACCTTCGATGAAGGTCGCCTCGAATGGCACTCACCCGCAGCCATAGGGACACTCCCCATACCACCCACGGATCGCTCGGTCATCTGGCCGCTCTTCTGGCGCTACCGCGGACGGTTTTTTGCCGTCCACATCCACTGCGATGGAGGTGAGCTTCGCTGGCGGCTGGAACAACCCGTCCTTGATGCCGGCACCTTGGCAACAAATCTCCCGCTGGTTTAG